Proteins encoded together in one Candidatus Xianfuyuplasma coldseepsis window:
- a CDS encoding amino acid ABC transporter ATP-binding protein, producing MINIKNVNKYFGDLHVLKDVSHTFQTGKTTAIIGASGSGKSTLLRCINQLEIMDSGDIYVDDKSIYEYKHTDLVTKVGMVFQQFNLFSNMTVLENVAYALKRVKKLSKEEAQKQALTALTTVNVQDKIKQYPATLSGGQKQRVALARAMVHKPDVMLFDEPTSALDPEMVNEVLDEIKKLAHTGLTNIIVTHEMGFAKEVADEVIYMDDGKIIEYGPAKEFFEHPTQERTKQFLTKILS from the coding sequence ATGATCAACATTAAAAATGTCAATAAATACTTTGGCGATTTACACGTATTAAAAGACGTATCTCATACGTTTCAAACTGGTAAAACCACTGCAATAATTGGTGCCAGTGGTAGTGGTAAAAGCACCCTATTACGATGCATTAATCAACTCGAGATAATGGATTCAGGTGACATTTATGTCGATGATAAATCCATCTATGAATACAAACACACAGATCTTGTGACGAAAGTCGGAATGGTCTTCCAACAGTTTAACTTATTTAGTAATATGACGGTGCTTGAAAACGTAGCTTACGCCTTAAAAAGAGTGAAAAAGTTATCAAAAGAAGAAGCGCAAAAACAAGCACTTACTGCTCTCACTACTGTCAATGTACAGGACAAAATAAAACAGTATCCCGCCACCCTCTCTGGTGGTCAGAAACAACGTGTTGCGCTCGCACGAGCGATGGTTCATAAACCTGATGTCATGTTGTTTGATGAACCGACGAGTGCGCTCGATCCTGAGATGGTGAACGAAGTACTGGATGAAATTAAAAAGTTAGCACATACCGGATTAACCAATATTATTGTGACTCATGAAATGGGATTTGCCAAAGAGGTAGCCGATGAAGTCATCTATATGGACGATGGCAAAATTATTGAATATGGACCGGCCAAAGAGTTCTTTGAACACCCAACACAAGAACGTACCAAACAATTTCTAACCAAAATATTATCATAA
- a CDS encoding transporter substrate-binding domain-containing protein — MKEFIIIVLIGMMTLLGACEQAEDVEKVTVLTSSGYAPYEIVDTKGNLTGFDIELMEAIADEMGIVIEWSDVSFDGIIASIETGQAEIAIAGLSPTEDRKQQVDFCTVYYNAESGLTNVLIFDPAEVTVETLDDLDGLIVAAQTGTVQAGFLDNVKDEYNFTVELRTDNTAIVQEILTGNIDVLVVEHAISEEILNVNTNLATVGFESYLDDTSGNAIAITKGSAYLDQINTAIAILQEDGTIDALIAEWFE, encoded by the coding sequence ATGAAGGAATTTATCATTATAGTATTAATCGGAATGATGACGTTATTAGGAGCTTGTGAACAAGCAGAAGACGTCGAAAAAGTAACTGTTTTAACATCCAGTGGGTATGCCCCATACGAGATTGTTGACACCAAAGGAAATTTAACCGGATTTGATATTGAATTAATGGAAGCCATCGCCGATGAAATGGGAATCGTTATTGAATGGAGTGATGTATCCTTTGATGGTATCATCGCTAGTATTGAAACGGGACAAGCAGAAATTGCGATTGCCGGATTATCCCCAACAGAAGATCGGAAACAACAAGTAGACTTTTGTACGGTTTACTACAATGCAGAGAGTGGATTAACCAATGTATTAATCTTTGATCCTGCAGAAGTCACTGTAGAAACATTGGATGATTTAGATGGTTTAATTGTCGCTGCTCAAACAGGAACCGTACAAGCTGGATTCTTAGACAATGTAAAAGACGAATATAATTTCACGGTAGAACTACGTACCGACAACACCGCAATTGTCCAAGAAATTCTAACCGGAAACATTGATGTATTAGTTGTTGAACATGCAATTTCGGAAGAGATATTAAATGTGAATACCAATCTTGCAACTGTCGGTTTTGAATCGTATTTAGATGATACATCTGGTAACGCGATTGCCATTACCAAAGGCTCTGCCTATTTGGATCAAATCAATACTGCAATTGCTATACTACAAGAAGATGGAACAATTGACGCATTAATTGCGGAATGGTTCGAATAA
- a CDS encoding alpha/beta hydrolase, with protein sequence MNIQTIQLHDDPDVTLTAYIQSPSKEMPGVQIKPAILICPGGGYHICSDREAEVIALSYLKEGYQAFVLRYSLMEKSQFPQPLHDAEMALTLIREHHEEWFLDPDKVAVIGFSAGAHLATMLATSGSVRPNALLVGYPTLMRKPRFGVEYPLPEVDDKTPEVFIFHTFDDDLVPVKNTLYLADQYNKHHIPFEVHVFRDGKHGLSLGNKLVLSNHPHAIDPHYQKWFDLSVEWLERVLQPFEK encoded by the coding sequence ATGAATATCCAAACAATCCAATTACACGACGATCCTGATGTTACATTAACCGCATATATTCAATCCCCTTCAAAAGAAATGCCAGGGGTTCAAATCAAACCAGCAATATTAATTTGCCCTGGTGGTGGATATCATATTTGCAGTGATCGGGAAGCTGAAGTGATTGCCTTAAGCTATCTAAAAGAAGGCTATCAAGCTTTTGTTTTACGGTATAGTTTAATGGAAAAATCACAGTTTCCACAGCCACTACATGATGCGGAAATGGCCTTAACGTTAATCCGAGAACATCATGAAGAATGGTTCTTAGATCCAGATAAAGTAGCTGTCATCGGATTCAGTGCTGGGGCACATTTAGCGACCATGTTAGCGACATCTGGCTCGGTACGACCCAATGCCTTATTGGTTGGGTATCCGACATTAATGCGGAAACCACGATTTGGCGTTGAATATCCGCTTCCTGAAGTCGATGATAAAACACCCGAAGTATTCATCTTTCATACGTTTGATGATGATTTGGTTCCAGTAAAAAATACACTCTATTTAGCCGATCAGTATAACAAACATCATATTCCGTTTGAGGTCCATGTATTTCGCGATGGAAAACACGGACTTTCGCTTGGCAACAAACTAGTTCTAAGCAATCATCCCCATGCGATTGATCCCCATTACCAAAAATGGTTTGACTTGTCGGTAGAATGGTTAGAACGTGTCTTACAACCTTTTGAAAAATAA
- a CDS encoding anaerobic sulfatase maturase — translation MNTLSLLIKPASGRCNMRCTYCFYYDVMDHRETKQYGIMNESTLETMVQRAYEKPYEHVTFMFQGGEPTVAGLEYYQKLVALVDIYNTKDVPTSFTMQTNGTLITTAFAKFLKQYDFLIGISIDGSEALHNKFRLDGKHEGSFKQVMRGLRLIQQHKVDYNILTVITDETVKHTESVYRYLTSLGTTYLQFIPCIDSFDHRVENYTLHNDKYQEFLIRLFNVWERDFYKGKRISIRYFDDILKIILGYPAASCTLMGHCTTHVVVESDGSVYPCDFYVLDEYKTGSIVDQSFEELVSNQQARFFIESSFGTHEDCMSCPYYQLCKGGCRRNKEPFDTVEQSKTKYCEAYKGFFKETLPRMIKIAEVVQKELQENKY, via the coding sequence ATGAATACTTTATCTTTACTCATAAAACCGGCATCAGGACGATGTAACATGCGATGTACATATTGTTTTTACTATGATGTTATGGATCATCGTGAAACCAAGCAGTACGGTATTATGAATGAATCAACGCTTGAAACAATGGTGCAACGAGCCTATGAAAAACCATATGAACATGTTACCTTCATGTTTCAAGGGGGAGAACCGACCGTTGCTGGTCTTGAGTACTATCAAAAACTAGTAGCCTTGGTAGACATCTATAATACGAAAGATGTTCCTACATCTTTTACGATGCAAACCAATGGTACATTGATCACAACAGCATTTGCTAAGTTTCTGAAACAGTATGATTTTCTAATCGGGATCAGTATTGATGGCAGTGAAGCATTGCATAATAAATTTCGTTTAGATGGCAAACATGAAGGATCCTTTAAACAAGTGATGAGAGGGTTACGGTTAATACAACAACACAAGGTCGATTATAATATTTTAACCGTTATTACCGATGAAACCGTGAAACATACAGAAAGTGTATATCGGTATCTTACATCGCTGGGTACGACCTATCTTCAATTTATTCCGTGTATTGATTCCTTTGATCATCGTGTGGAGAACTACACACTTCACAACGACAAATATCAAGAGTTTTTGATTCGTTTATTTAATGTCTGGGAGCGTGATTTTTATAAAGGGAAACGAATTAGTATTCGTTACTTCGATGATATCTTGAAAATCATATTAGGATATCCTGCGGCTTCCTGTACATTGATGGGTCATTGTACAACCCATGTGGTTGTTGAATCGGATGGAAGTGTATATCCATGTGATTTTTATGTCTTAGATGAGTATAAAACTGGTTCAATTGTAGATCAGTCGTTTGAAGAGTTGGTATCCAATCAACAAGCACGATTCTTTATCGAATCCAGTTTTGGCACACATGAAGACTGTATGAGTTGTCCCTACTATCAACTGTGCAAAGGTGGTTGTCGCCGTAACAAAGAACCGTTTGATACCGTCGAACAATCGAAAACTAAATACTGTGAAGCGTACAAAGGATTCTTTAAAGAAACCTTACCACGCATGATTAAGATTGCCGAAGTGGTTCAAAAAGAACTACAAGAAAACAAATACTAA